The sequence GCTCCAAGCACAGAGTAGACACTAAGGATAAGAAAAGAACCAGAAAGAATGCAGAATTTGGGCgtgaaaaaaggaatagTGGCAACCAAGAGTTAAGTAATGAGCCGGAAAAAGATACAATAATGGAAGGTGATGAAGCCGAAGAAGACGAGCAGAATAGCTCTAGCGATGAATCATCTAAAATTATAGATAACGAACAAAGTGatgctgaagaagatgatgatgaagaagaagaggacgACGACTTcccaagaaagaaaaaatcgaaaAACAGCAAACATGATGATGGTTCTACTGGATTTTCTGCTGCAGTAAATGCTATTTTATCATCACATCTGAAAGCATACGACAGGAAGGACCCCATCATGGCTAGAAACAAAAAGGTGCTGAAGCAAAGTGAGTCAGAAAAGCTAGAATACAAGGCCAAAAAAGCATTGTtggcagaaaaaaaaaagttattaGGTAAAGCCAGAAAGACGGATATTATTCCAATTGCTTCCGGAGAAGACAGGTCAGAAAATATTAGAAAAGTCCTTGAGAAGGAGACAGCGCTCAGAAAGATAGCTCAAAAAGGTGCCGTGAAATTATTTAACGCCATTTTAGCAACTCAAGTCAAGACAGAAAAGGAAGTATCCGAAAATTTAAGCGAAATTaagaataaagaagaaaagaaagaattgaTCACTGAAGtttccaaagaaaaatttttggatttaGTTAAAGCTGCCGCAGGAAGCGACAATGAATAATCAACATGTTCATgtcaaaagaagaaaaaaaataaagaaataaaaactGTATATTATTTAGTCTATGTCAAGCGAGAAAGGGGCCCTATATCTTCCCTCCTCCTTGCAATTGAATTTTGTTTGCATtctatattatcatatagTTTCATATCAATTGCAAAAACTTTTGCAGCCAATGTTACAAAATTGTTTtcaatcaaagaaatacaGGTGTGGTGTCCTTCACCATCgatatattaatattaatatatcatgaataaatataaaaattcaagGTAATGTACTTGTGCACTTCTTTTAGAATATAGCAATTTCCCTTAgctctttttcaaattgtaATTCTCTACAATacataaaaagaaattgatcTTTGGTTCAACTTTATATATCGCAATAAGCAATTCTCAACATTATGAAAGTTTATCTAAATTAAACAATCTTCAACAATAGAATGGTCTCTTGGCCCAGTTGGTTAAGGCACCGTGCTAATAACGCGGGGATCAGCGGTTCGATCCCGCTAGAGaccatttatttttgacCCAGGTTTTTTTCCTAGGCAAAATTGATAACAGGGACTTActattttctatttttttttttttttacatctCAAACAAGGGAAATCGATGACTCTGTTGatataaatgtatatatacacacTTTTAAAACTTCGTTGTTCATCTTCGCTTTCACCATGCTACCCCAGGCAAGTAGACGTTACCTTGGGATGACGCTTCGCTATCGCCgtcttcattatcaaaaacGTTTGTGAAAGCCTCAAATTCTAACGTAGGAAGTGTCTTCAACTTTCTTGAAGATTCTGCATTGAGCAAAGAATCATAGTTCCAGTCTAAGAAATCTTCCATGTTATAACTTAGCTTCTTAAATGGTTGAGCAAATATCTTCGCCAACGTGGCTACATTAGGATGATAATGTTCCATCAATGACGCCAGCTCCCACAGAGAGGAATCCAGTGCATGAGTTAACTCAGGGTCCGATTCATGAACATCGAAGGGATCTACATAGTTTTCTTTCAGAGTTTTCAAGTTCGCCACTTGGTCAGGTGTCTGGAATGGGTTGGAAATGAAGGCTGGGTTGTGCAGCATAATCATACAATTCGGATGTTTCCTGATTAAATTATAGATGAAGGGAATCACGGTGACAATAGCAGAGGGTGGTGATTCTAGGGTGAGTCTGGCTAGCTTTTTGATGAAAGATGCTACTAAATGGGCGGATAAATGTGTTGATGACAAAAATACGTCCATTAACCTGAA is a genomic window of Saccharomyces cerevisiae S288C chromosome XVI, complete sequence containing:
- the RRP15 gene encoding rRNA-processing protein RRP15 (Nucleolar protein; constituent of pre-60S ribosomal particles; required for proper processing of the 27S pre-rRNA at the A3 and B1 sites to yield mature 5.8S and 25S rRNAs), with translation MGSKHRVDTKDKKRTRKNAEFGREKRNSGNQELSNEPEKDTIMEGDEAEEDEQNSSSDESSKIIDNEQSDAEEDDDEEEEDDDFPRKKKSKNSKHDDGSTGFSAAVNAILSSHLKAYDRKDPIMARNKKVLKQSESEKLEYKAKKALLAEKKKLLGKARKTDIIPIASGEDRSENIRKVLEKETALRKIAQKGAVKLFNAILATQVKTEKEVSENLSEIKNKEEKKELITEVSKEKFLDLVKAAAGSDNE